In Lycium ferocissimum isolate CSIRO_LF1 chromosome 11, AGI_CSIRO_Lferr_CH_V1, whole genome shotgun sequence, a single genomic region encodes these proteins:
- the LOC132038059 gene encoding leucine-rich repeat extensin-like protein 1, whose protein sequence is MMNNNISWVWMLLLFLGFAFYNLSASQARPISSHHPNAIVVGTVFCNACFQKDLSKAISGAIVAVECANSGKRSGFYQEVKTNKHGKFSVHLPFMVNKNVNHITGCSVSLISSGEPHCAVASTSSASSSFRLHSRKKGTHIFSAGFFNLLCNQKPSIHSTSNKKEALYDPHESLTSSTPNDHTFSPTMSSFLTIKQEFLPPLPRLPPLPELPPLPPLPLLPPFFRSPPMSPPSIFPPFYQSPPMSPPSIFPPIFRSPPIFPPIFPPSIVGLTPPPIPRLTPLPPPPPPTFTFPLFPPFPFRPMPGFPGVPPSPDKKNSP, encoded by the exons ATGATGAATAACAATATATCTTGGGTTTGGATGTTACTCCTCTTTCTTGGTTTTGCATTTTATAATCTTTCAGCTTCACAGGCAAGGCCTATTTCCAGCCATCATCCAAATGCGATTGTTGTAGGAACTGTTTTCTGTAATGCTTGTTTCCAAAAGGATTTATCAAAGGCCATTTCAG GAGCTATTGTTGCAGTAGAATGTGCAAACTCAGGCAAACGCTCAGGATTTTACCAAGAAGTGAAGACAAATAAGCATGGCAAATTCAGTGTACACCTTCCTTTCATGGTGAACAAAAATGTCAATCACATTACAGGATGTTCGGTCAGCCTAATCAGCAGCGGCGAGCCACATTGCGCTGTAGCATCGACATCATCAGCTTCATCTTCTTTCCGACTGCACTCAAGGAAAAAGGGAACACATATTTTCTCTGCTGGATTCTTCAATTTGCTCTGCAACCAAAAGCCAAGCATCCATAGTACTAGCAACAAgaaagaagcattatatgatcCTCACGAGTCTTTAACTTCAAGTACTCCTAATGATCATACATTTTCTCCAACAATGTCAAGTTTTCTTACCATAAAACAAGAGTTTCTTCCACCTCTTCCAAGATTGCCTCCTCTTCCAGAGCTCCCACCTTTGCCACCACTTCCACTACTTCCACCATTTTTTCGTTCACCTCCAATGTCTCCACCTTCAATATTTCCGCCATTTTATCAATCACCTCCAATGTCTCCACCTTCAatatttccaccaatttttcGTTCCCCTCCAatatttcctccaattttcccACCATCTATAGTAGGTTTAACTCCACCACCTATACCACGTTTAACTCCATTACCACCACCTCCGCCACCAACCTTCACATTTCCTCTCTTCCCTCCATTCCCGTTCCGTCCTATGCCTGGCTTCCCTGGAGTTCCTCCATCTCCGGACAAGAAGAACTCCCCTTAG
- the LOC132035799 gene encoding transcription factor BIM2-like, which translates to MVRTLKSNHHEEDEEDDDEFSSRTPDASSQKGKLEGKSKSSHRSKHSETEQRRRIKINERFQTLRELLPESDQKRDRASFLLEVIQYIQFLHEKIQMYEGTCQGWSAEPSKLMPWRSTSGPVEGFVEHSQIIRNGSTREDNIGINPTLEPNFTAAALYRAADDSHMAADEAMRFNMPLQSNLFENVSVQPSQSSPDAEHCTSQPQSLYWPGKQDTIESNDLSYGRNDQEEVKVDGEEAGISNAYSQRLLNTLNRTLASMGVDMSQANVRVQLDIGKSPSSSGATATTLSRGENYDHAPKRLRPEGSM; encoded by the exons ATGGTGAGGACTCTGAAGAGTAATCACCATGAAGAAGacgaagaagatgatgatgagttttCTTCTAGAACACCCGATGCCTCTTCTCAAAAGG GGAAATTAGAAGGAAAGAGCAAAAGTTCTCATCGTTCCAAGCATTCTGAGACAGAACAACGGAGGAGGATCAAGATTAATGAGAG ATTTCAGACTCTAAGAGAACTCCTACCTGAAAGTGATCAGAAGAGAGACCGAGCTTCATTCTTGTTAGAG GTTATACAGTATATCCAGTTTTTGCATGAGAAAATACAGATGTATGAGGGAACCTGCCAAGGATGGAGTGCAGAACCCTCAAAGTTGATGCCATGG AGAAGCACTTCTGGGCCTGTGGAAGGCTTTGTTGAACATTCTCAAATAATCAGAAATGGCTCTACTCGTGAAGATAATATTGGCATTAACCCAACATTAGAACCGAACTTTACTGCCGCTGCTTTATATAGAGCAGCAGACGATTCCCATATGGCAGCAGATGAAGCAATGCGCTTTAACATGCCACTGCAATCCAATCTATTTGAAAATGTGTCTGTTCAACCTTCTCAATCATCTCCTGATGCTGAGCATTGCACTTCCCAGCCGCAATCATTGTATTGGCCAGGTAAACAAGATACAATTGAGTCTAATGATCTGAGCTATGGTAGAAATGATCAGGAAGAAGTGAAAGTCGATGGTGAAGAAGCTGGCATCTCAAATGCGTATTCTCAAAG GTTGCTTAATACCCTAAACCGGACACTAGCATCTATGGGAGTGGATATGTCACAGGCCAATGTTAGAGTACAACTTGATATCGGCAAAAGCCCAAGTAGTAGTGGAGCCACAGCTACAACATTAAGCAGAGGAGAGAACTATGATCATGCTCCTAAAAGGCTTAGACCAGAAGGTAGTATGTAA